The Mycobacteriales bacterium DNA segment CTACCACGACGAGCTCGATGCCATCTCCGCCTCGTTGGTCGAGATGACCAACCTCGTCGGCTCCGCCATGAGCCGGGCCACCACGGCGCTGCTCGACGCCGACCTGACCCTCGCCGAGATGGTGATCGCGGCGGACGAGACGGTGGATGCCCTCTACCGCGAGACCGAGGCGCGGTCGTTCGACCTGCTGGCCCGCCAGCAGCCGGTCGCCAGCGACCTGCGCGTGCTGGTCACGTCACTGCGCATGGTGGCCGACCTGGAGCGGATGGGCGACAACGCCGTGCACGTCGCGAAGATCGCCCGCCGGCGTTACCCGAGCTCGGCGGTGCCGCCGGCGCTGCGCTCGACGGTGCTGAAGATGGGCCACGCCGCAGAGGAGATCGTCGCCAAGGCCGGCAGCGTCATCGCCAGCCGGGACATCGAGATGGCGGCGGAGCTGGAGAAGGACGACGACGTCATGGACGCGCTGCACCGGCAGCTGTTCACCTCGATCCTCGACGACGACTGGACGGCCGGCATCGAGGCGGCCATCGACATCACCCTGGCCGGCCGCTACTACGAGCGTTTCGCCGACCACGCGGTCTCGGTCGCCCGCCGCGTGGTCTACCTGGTGACCGGCGAGCGCCCCGACCTCGACGGCTGACCTGGGGGGCCAGGCCTCGGGTCAGGCCTCAGGTCAGGGCCTCAGCTCCCGGCTGAGGGCCAGCAGCAGGGCCGGGCGGGTCGGCGCGTAGACCCGCAGCCGGGTTCCGCGAGGCAGCGGGCGCACGAAGCGCGCGCGGCCGGCGGCGTCGGTCACCGTGGTCGCGATTGTCGCCCAGCCGTTGCCACGCGGCACCTGCAGGGCGACCGTCGACCGGCCGCCGGGGGCGACGGTGGCGTCCACCAGGACCTGGTTGCCGCTGCGGCGGGCCGCGGCGGTCACCACCTGGCGGACGTCCACGCGGACGGTGCCCGAGACGGTCGACCCGGTACGGAAGCGGTGCTCACCGCTGAGGTCGGGCAGCAGCGTCCAGGCCACCAGGCCGTCCGGCCGCGTGGTCCCGGTACGGATCGTGGTCCAGGGGCCGGTGCCGACCCGGCGCTCGAGCGCCACC contains these protein-coding regions:
- the phoU gene encoding phosphate signaling complex protein PhoU; this translates as MRDTYHDELDAISASLVEMTNLVGSAMSRATTALLDADLTLAEMVIAADETVDALYRETEARSFDLLARQQPVASDLRVLVTSLRMVADLERMGDNAVHVAKIARRRYPSSAVPPALRSTVLKMGHAAEEIVAKAGSVIASRDIEMAAELEKDDDVMDALHRQLFTSILDDDWTAGIEAAIDITLAGRYYERFADHAVSVARRVVYLVTGERPDLDG